One window of the Flavobacteriaceae bacterium YJPT1-3 genome contains the following:
- a CDS encoding DUF2490 domain-containing protein, with translation MKKQVLLLSFILFGIHQIQAQGPDEDQLGAWYMYFYSHSFGDSNWGIQGDFQYRDWRGLGDREQLLLRSGLTYTPTDSGVKFTLGYGNITTGRYGTELDAPVSESRIYQEALFSNTILKRLLLTHRFRYEQRWVEDQDFRTRFRYNFFINVPFKGLSLSKGTPYFAFYNEIFINGEREIGNGRSVQFFDRNRTYLGLGYAVTDGIRFQLGWMEQTTVNWQKGQLQFSMHHAF, from the coding sequence TAGCTTTATTCTCTTTGGCATCCATCAGATACAGGCTCAGGGCCCGGATGAAGATCAATTGGGAGCCTGGTATATGTACTTTTACAGCCACAGCTTTGGCGATTCTAATTGGGGCATCCAGGGCGATTTTCAATATCGGGACTGGCGCGGACTGGGAGACCGGGAGCAACTCTTGCTGCGTTCGGGCCTGACCTATACGCCTACCGATTCAGGAGTTAAATTCACTTTGGGCTATGGAAACATCACCACCGGTCGCTACGGGACTGAACTTGATGCTCCGGTATCCGAGAGTCGCATCTATCAGGAAGCCTTATTCTCCAATACCATTTTGAAGCGACTCCTTTTGACTCATCGTTTTCGCTACGAACAGCGCTGGGTAGAAGACCAGGATTTTCGCACTCGTTTCCGTTATAATTTCTTCATCAATGTGCCTTTTAAAGGCTTGTCCTTAAGCAAGGGGACACCTTACTTCGCTTTTTACAATGAGATATTCATCAACGGGGAGCGGGAGATCGGGAACGGCCGTAGCGTACAATTCTTTGATCGCAACCGGACCTATCTAGGGCTGGGGTATGCGGTTACGGACGGCATCCGATTCCAACTGGGCTGGATGGAGCAGACTACGGTCAACTGGCAAAAAGGACAGCTGCAGTTCAGCATGCATCATGCCTTTTAA
- a CDS encoding VIT family protein, whose translation METPHSTAHYLDAHYIQRSNWLRAAVLGANDGILSTASIAIGVAAASQTREPVLLAALAGLVAGALSMAAGEYVSVSSQTDIEKADIEREKVELKEMPDYELQLLATIYEERGLSPKTAKQVALELTEHDALGAHVRDELGINDISQAKPIQAALASGASFTMGGLLPFLVVLLFPLSNLEYSLYVTALLFLVLLGAISARAGGASIKNAVWRITFWGTVAMGLTAMVGYLFGVNV comes from the coding sequence ATGGAGACACCACACAGTACCGCACATTACCTGGACGCTCACTACATTCAGCGCAGCAATTGGCTGCGCGCTGCCGTTCTGGGTGCCAATGATGGTATCCTTTCTACGGCGAGTATTGCGATTGGGGTGGCGGCGGCTTCTCAAACCCGGGAGCCTGTATTGCTGGCCGCACTGGCCGGATTGGTGGCCGGAGCCCTGTCGATGGCCGCCGGAGAATACGTATCTGTGAGTTCACAAACGGACATTGAAAAAGCGGACATCGAGCGGGAAAAAGTAGAACTTAAGGAAATGCCGGACTACGAGTTACAACTCCTGGCTACTATCTATGAAGAGCGAGGACTTTCTCCGAAAACGGCTAAACAGGTAGCCCTTGAATTGACCGAACACGATGCCTTGGGCGCTCATGTTCGAGATGAGTTGGGGATCAACGATATCAGTCAGGCCAAACCCATTCAAGCCGCGCTGGCCTCCGGTGCCTCTTTTACCATGGGCGGATTACTTCCTTTTTTAGTAGTGCTTTTGTTCCCGCTTTCAAATTTGGAATACAGCCTGTATGTCACTGCTTTGCTCTTTTTGGTTTTGCTGGGAGCGATCAGTGCTCGAGCAGGCGGTGCGAGTATTAAGAATGCAGTATGGCGTATCACCTTTTGGGGTACTGTCGCCATGGGATTGACCGCGATGGTGGGCTATCTCTTTGGGGTGAATGTCTAA